The following coding sequences lie in one Arachis hypogaea cultivar Tifrunner chromosome 9, arahy.Tifrunner.gnm2.J5K5, whole genome shotgun sequence genomic window:
- the LOC112709949 gene encoding F-box/FBD/LRR-repeat protein At4g26340 yields MPKRKQRKVEEEDSTRTGTPKIDLISTLPDSLLCHILSFLPTRCAMATSVLARRWRHLWMDVLVLDLDNSKHSPYYLPGGPHRFIAFVNAVFAQRKAPHVKKLRLACDIPRGEKKTIKTWIHTVVGPHLQELYLDLSLPCNEFGNRDIKLPEEVLTSASLESLVLKGHMILTVYDGFVDLPSLKNLELDLNYVDPEFVLDGCWALENLRLTLHESFPLNASDPPVIQMPGSLKRLTLIQADDTEEDLNDIEDLVIDTPLLEYLSITLWARCLQVSISNYPNMVEAHLDIDQDKEQVGWMLELLKALRQTKLLDLKLSTMECLLVAPAFELPEFSRLLNLELEIPYFNSGFLIKLLHNCHMLQVLTLHNREKVSTVEPEEPNCWTLPMKDPDCVISHLKIFEFKGYQDSADEHAFVAYLLERGPILKTMKIHAHRSLGLKYKHRIRQELSTIPRSSKTCKLKVT; encoded by the exons ATGCCGAAGCGGAAGCAAAggaaagtagaagaagaggacTCAACAAGAACAGGAACCCCCAAAATAGACCTAATCAGTACCTTACCGGATTCCTTGCTTTGCCACATTCTCTCGTTCCTCCCAACAAGATGTGCCATGGCCACCAGCGTCCTCGCTCGCCGGTGGCGCCACCTCTGGATGGATGTTCTAGTCTTGGACTTGGACAATAGTAAACATAGTCCTTATTATCTGCCTGGTGGGCCACATCGATTCATTGCTTTCGTCAATGCAGTTTTCGCTCAACGCAAGGCTCCCCATGTCAAGAAGCTTCGCCTCGCTTGTGATATACCTAGAGGTGAAAAGAAAACCATCAAAACATGGATTCATACTGTTGTTGGACCCCACCTCCAAGAGCTGTATCTCGATTTATCTCTCCCTTGCAATGAGTTTGGAAATCGGGATATCAAATTGCCTGAAGAGGTATTAACCAGTGCATCACTCGAATCCCTTGTTTTGAAAGGTCATATGATTTTGACTGTTTATGATGGATTTGTTGATTTGCCATCCCTCAAGAACCTGGAGTTAGATCTCAATTATGTGGACCCGGAGTTTGTTTTAGATGGTTGCTGGGCTCTTGAAAATCTCAGGCTCACTTTACATGAATCCTTCCCACTTAATGCGAGCGATCCTCCTGTAATCCAAATGCCTGGTTCGTTGAAGCGTTTAACCTTAATACAGGCTGATGACACCGAAGAAGATCTTAATGATATTGAGGATCTTGTGATAGACACCCCATTACTTGAATACCTAAGTATCACATTATGGGCAAGATGCTTACAGGTTTCAATTAGCAATTATCCAAACATGGTGGAAGCTCACCTTGATATTGATCAAGACAAAGAGCAGGTTGGTTGGATGCTTGAGCTTCTCAAGGCACTCCGCCAAACAAAACTGTTGGACTTGAAACTTTCCACTATGGAG TGCTTGCTTGTTGCGCCTGCTTTTGAATTGCCAGAATTTTCCCGTTTACTTAATCTAGAGCTTGAAATTCCATATTTCAACTCCGGATTTCTGATAAAGTTGCTCCATAACTGCCACATGCTTCAAGTTCTCACTCTTCATAATCGGGAG AAAGTTTCTACTGTGGAACCTGAGGAACCTAATTGTTGGACACTGCCAATGAAGGATCCTGATTGTGTTATATCACATCTcaagatttttgaatttaaaggatATCAAGACTCTGCAGATGAACATGCATTTGTTGCATATCTTTTAGAGAGAGGACCTATTTTGAAGACAATGAAAATCCATGCTCATCGTAGTCTTGGCCTAAAGTATAAACATCGCATCCGCCAGGAGTTATCTACCATACCCAGGAGCTCCAAAACATGCAAATTAAAAGTTACCTGA